One window of Agromyces rhizosphaerae genomic DNA carries:
- a CDS encoding galactose oxidase early set domain-containing protein: MGNLPSPVFRALAALAAIAVLATIPAATVAAPANLVQNPSLEDGEAWPTCFAASGWGTEADWSFVERADGGRAVRIDLAGHEAGDRKLLQAETDACAPAVEPGNAYDLEVAYRSDVATGITLFRRTAEGWTYWGDLGQAPASADWTTATATTPIVPEGTDRIVFGLSLATDGFLETDDYALLDLAGSEEPDPEPEQLVVNPWLVDGDDPGACMQLGGWGEHDSVAGLADAVPADAPEGARSYRIEMADRVSGDLKLIQSEAAGCAPDVAPGDELVASVRYRSDAAAVSVTAFIHGTAGWSYWTELAALPPAAEWTTATVPLPTIPDGADRVSFGVSISSDGVLETTGYGLTALIEPPEQTATPTPTPTADPGEEPTGDPALDGSWEVRTTEMPIRTIHSTLLHDGRILLIAGSGNDGAQFAAGTFRAVVWDPDADTFDEVPVPYDMFCAGHVTLPDGKVLIAGGTEAFPEEDQGPNTFKGSAHSYYFDPEDDAFHVLADMAGAHWYPTLTKLGNGDVWAAGGLDEKASGTVLTEMFDVSEMAWLPAGQVPQTWSFWGTYPHMYLLEDGLLFYAGAHTFGNGLPGTGASLYDWTQAQIWDVPGLREKDMRDQAGSVLLPPAQDQRVMIVGGGNTDGAAPGIDLVDIIDLSEPSPAYEPAADLPGPGKGYVNVINLPDRTVLATSGARYNRADDVLTSAIYDPQGDVWRAVEPDPIGRNYHSSAILMPDGRVAVIGSNPLDNSYEHRLSVYSPPYLHAGTRPTVAGVPDAASHGDVLELDVTGEVVSASLLAPMSSTHQTDTNARLVDLPMAGADGTRTVQVPDNPNLLPPGPYMLTVLDAAGVPSVAEWIWIS, from the coding sequence ATGGGAAACCTCCCCTCACCCGTGTTCCGCGCGCTCGCCGCGCTGGCCGCGATCGCCGTGCTCGCGACGATCCCCGCGGCGACCGTCGCCGCGCCCGCGAACCTCGTGCAGAACCCCTCGCTCGAGGACGGCGAGGCGTGGCCGACGTGCTTCGCCGCGAGCGGATGGGGCACCGAGGCGGACTGGTCGTTCGTCGAGCGCGCCGACGGCGGGCGCGCCGTGCGCATCGACCTCGCCGGCCACGAGGCCGGCGACCGCAAGCTCCTGCAGGCCGAGACCGACGCGTGCGCTCCGGCCGTCGAGCCGGGCAACGCCTACGACCTCGAGGTCGCCTACCGCTCCGACGTCGCGACCGGCATCACGCTGTTCCGCCGCACCGCCGAGGGGTGGACGTACTGGGGCGACCTCGGCCAGGCACCCGCATCCGCCGACTGGACCACCGCGACGGCCACCACCCCGATCGTGCCCGAGGGCACCGACCGCATCGTGTTCGGGCTCTCGCTCGCGACCGACGGGTTCCTGGAGACCGACGACTACGCGCTGCTCGACCTCGCCGGCAGCGAGGAGCCCGACCCGGAGCCCGAGCAGCTGGTGGTCAACCCGTGGCTCGTCGACGGCGACGACCCGGGCGCCTGCATGCAGCTCGGGGGCTGGGGCGAGCACGACTCGGTCGCCGGCCTCGCCGACGCGGTCCCCGCGGACGCGCCCGAGGGCGCGCGCTCCTACCGGATCGAGATGGCCGACCGCGTCTCGGGCGACCTCAAGCTGATCCAGTCCGAGGCGGCGGGGTGCGCCCCCGACGTCGCGCCGGGCGACGAGCTCGTCGCGTCGGTCCGGTACCGCTCCGACGCCGCGGCGGTCTCGGTCACCGCGTTCATCCACGGCACCGCGGGGTGGTCGTACTGGACCGAGCTCGCCGCCCTCCCGCCCGCGGCCGAGTGGACGACGGCGACGGTGCCGCTGCCGACGATCCCCGACGGCGCCGACCGCGTGAGCTTCGGCGTCTCGATCTCGTCCGACGGCGTGCTGGAGACGACCGGGTACGGCCTCACCGCGCTGATCGAGCCCCCCGAGCAGACCGCCACGCCCACGCCGACGCCCACTGCGGACCCCGGCGAGGAGCCCACCGGCGACCCGGCGCTCGACGGCTCGTGGGAGGTCCGCACGACCGAGATGCCGATCCGCACGATCCACAGCACGCTGCTGCACGACGGGCGGATCCTGCTCATCGCCGGCTCCGGCAACGACGGCGCGCAGTTCGCCGCGGGCACGTTCCGGGCCGTGGTCTGGGACCCCGACGCCGACACCTTCGACGAGGTGCCCGTGCCGTACGACATGTTCTGCGCCGGGCACGTGACGCTGCCCGACGGCAAGGTGCTCATCGCCGGGGGCACGGAGGCCTTCCCCGAGGAGGACCAGGGCCCGAACACGTTCAAGGGCTCCGCGCACAGCTACTACTTCGACCCCGAGGACGACGCCTTCCACGTGCTCGCCGACATGGCGGGCGCGCACTGGTACCCCACGCTCACCAAGCTCGGCAACGGCGACGTGTGGGCGGCCGGCGGCCTGGACGAGAAGGCCTCGGGCACGGTGCTCACCGAGATGTTCGACGTCTCGGAGATGGCATGGCTCCCCGCGGGGCAGGTGCCGCAGACCTGGAGCTTCTGGGGCACGTACCCGCACATGTACCTGCTCGAGGACGGGCTGCTCTTCTACGCCGGCGCCCACACGTTCGGCAACGGGCTCCCCGGCACCGGTGCCTCGCTCTACGACTGGACCCAGGCGCAGATCTGGGACGTGCCCGGCCTGCGCGAGAAGGACATGCGCGACCAGGCCGGCTCCGTGCTGCTTCCGCCGGCGCAGGACCAGCGCGTGATGATCGTCGGCGGCGGCAACACCGACGGCGCCGCGCCCGGCATCGACCTCGTCGACATCATCGACCTCTCCGAGCCGTCGCCGGCGTACGAGCCCGCCGCGGACCTCCCCGGTCCCGGCAAGGGCTACGTGAACGTGATCAACCTGCCCGACCGCACGGTGCTGGCGACGAGCGGCGCGCGGTACAACCGCGCCGACGACGTGCTCACCTCGGCGATCTACGACCCGCAGGGCGACGTCTGGCGCGCCGTCGAGCCCGACCCCATCGGGCGCAACTACCACTCGAGCGCCATCCTGATGCCCGACGGGCGCGTGGCGGTGATCGGATCGAACCCGCTCGACAACTCGTACGAGCACCGCCTCTCGGTCTACAGCCCGCCCTACCTGCACGCGGGCACCCGGCCGACGGTCGCGGGGGTTCCGGATGCCGCGAGCCACGGCGACGTGCTCGAGCTCGACGTCACCGGCGAGGTCGTCTCCGCCTCGCTGCTCGCGCCGATGTCGTCCACCCACCAGACCGACACCAACGCGCGCCTGGTCGACCTGCCGATGGCGGGCGCCGACGGCACGCGCACCGTGCAGGTGCCCGACAACCCGAACCTCCTCCCCCCGGGCCCGTACATGCTCACCGTGCTCGACGCCGCCGGCGTGCCGAGCGTCGCCGAATGGATCTGGATCTCATGA
- a CDS encoding glycosyltransferase: MIVASALLVLFALALLAISLSTLFLATYAWWDPGQRNRTGFPELDDGEDALHFSLIVPCRHETEEVMRTTIGRLLGQSHQRLDVVISVGHDDPETVATAQRIAAETPDRVAVSIDYSESKNKPRQMNTALAMCHGDVVGVFDAESVAAHDLLRKIEAAFRSTGADAVQGAVQLVNYRDSWYALRNCLEYFIWFRSRLHAHARMGFIPLGGNTVFVRRALLADVGGWDADCLAEDCELGVRLSTLKHRIVVAYSPELVTREETPDSVRALVKQRTRWSLGFMQVYAKGQWRTLPRLSERITAWWTLTQQHLMALTGIAVPASIALAIFGKFPLGVTMITFLPLIATLATVALEVCMLREFGRDHAFRIRLRDYVTLVVSTPAYHLLLAVAAVRAFWKFQGGDFRWEKTAHKGSHLTYLGAETR; encoded by the coding sequence ATGATCGTCGCATCCGCCCTGCTGGTCCTGTTCGCGCTCGCGCTCCTCGCGATCTCGCTCTCGACGCTCTTCCTGGCGACCTACGCCTGGTGGGACCCGGGACAGCGCAACCGGACCGGCTTCCCCGAGCTCGACGACGGCGAGGACGCGCTCCACTTCTCGCTCATCGTGCCCTGCCGGCACGAGACCGAGGAGGTCATGCGCACGACGATCGGGCGCCTGCTCGGGCAGTCGCACCAGCGACTCGACGTCGTGATCTCGGTGGGGCACGACGACCCCGAGACCGTGGCGACCGCGCAGCGCATCGCCGCGGAGACCCCGGACCGCGTCGCCGTCAGCATCGACTACAGCGAGTCGAAGAACAAGCCGCGCCAGATGAACACCGCGCTCGCGATGTGCCACGGCGACGTGGTGGGCGTCTTCGACGCCGAGTCGGTCGCCGCACACGACCTGCTCCGCAAGATCGAGGCGGCCTTCCGCTCGACGGGGGCCGACGCGGTGCAGGGCGCCGTGCAGCTCGTCAACTACCGCGACAGCTGGTACGCGCTGCGCAACTGCCTCGAGTACTTCATCTGGTTCCGGTCGCGCCTGCACGCCCACGCCCGCATGGGGTTCATCCCGCTCGGCGGGAACACCGTCTTCGTGCGTCGCGCGCTGCTCGCGGACGTCGGCGGGTGGGACGCCGACTGCCTCGCCGAGGACTGCGAACTCGGCGTGCGGCTCTCGACCCTGAAGCACCGCATCGTCGTCGCGTACTCCCCCGAGCTCGTCACCCGCGAGGAGACCCCCGACTCGGTCAGGGCCCTGGTCAAGCAGCGCACCCGCTGGTCGCTCGGCTTCATGCAGGTCTACGCGAAGGGCCAGTGGCGCACGCTGCCGCGCCTCTCGGAGCGCATCACCGCGTGGTGGACGCTCACCCAGCAGCACCTCATGGCGCTCACCGGCATCGCGGTGCCGGCGTCGATCGCGCTGGCGATCTTCGGCAAGTTCCCGCTCGGGGTCACGATGATCACGTTCCTCCCGCTCATCGCGACGCTCGCGACCGTGGCCCTCGAGGTGTGCATGCTCCGCGAGTTCGGTCGCGACCACGCCTTCCGCATACGGCTCCGCGACTACGTCACGCTCGTGGTCAGCACCCCGGCGTACCACCTCCTGCTCGCGGTCGCCGCGGTGCGCGCGTTCTGGAAGTTCCAGGGCGGCGACTTCCGCTGGGAGAAGACGGCCCACAAGGGATCGCACCTCACCTACCTCGGGGCGGAGACGCGATGA
- a CDS encoding ArnT family glycosyltransferase, which translates to MSTALEPEIVEVVDPRTRRAERLRRLLTRDRITALAIGLCAYVLGLWNIAGSPTFQDDEGTYAAQAAAVLEGDLAPYTYWYDHPPLGWIQLAIGGWLPYLLGIGGSDLAAFRTVMPIAFAASAALVYLILRRVRVRTAFAVLASVVFALSPLSLELGRQVFLDNVATPWVLLAVYAALSPRTALWHHVGSGLFFAVAVLTKLTSAIFGPAIMLAMLGRDGWRGRSFSIVGFLTVGGLVLALFPVMAILRGELLSDPNRVSLQDALAYQFLSRSGSGWLWEEGSHRGGLVASWVAQDPLLLLAGVAAALACAFAQRTRWITVAIAGFALPIVASQGYLPAMYVIGVLPFLALAMGAGLDLAWRAGEKALDARAPAIREGFGTVIATAVAVALIAVPAVRFVERAPEVLAGDANGDWKRTLAWVTEHVPRDEVVLVPYSMWLDLDTAGWNDPWTLIVLEKVDLDSQFDVEHPDGWTEIRWIVEGPTVRPNIEHLGLETAGRALDAAEPVVTFGEWTVHAVVPPTPPQPGATSPAP; encoded by the coding sequence ATGAGCACGGCACTCGAACCCGAGATCGTCGAGGTCGTCGACCCGCGCACGAGGCGCGCCGAACGGCTGCGCCGCCTGCTGACCCGCGACCGCATCACGGCGCTCGCGATCGGGCTCTGCGCCTACGTCCTCGGCCTCTGGAACATCGCGGGCAGCCCGACCTTCCAGGACGACGAGGGCACCTACGCCGCGCAGGCGGCGGCGGTGCTCGAGGGCGACCTCGCCCCGTACACGTACTGGTACGACCACCCGCCGCTCGGCTGGATCCAGCTCGCGATCGGCGGATGGCTGCCGTACCTGCTCGGGATCGGCGGCTCGGACCTCGCCGCGTTCCGCACGGTCATGCCGATCGCGTTCGCCGCGAGCGCCGCGCTGGTCTACCTCATCCTGCGCCGCGTGCGGGTGCGGACGGCGTTCGCGGTCCTCGCATCCGTCGTGTTCGCCCTGTCGCCGCTCTCGCTGGAGCTCGGCCGCCAGGTGTTCCTCGACAACGTCGCGACGCCCTGGGTGCTGCTCGCGGTCTACGCCGCGCTCTCCCCGCGCACGGCGCTGTGGCACCACGTCGGCTCGGGCCTGTTCTTCGCCGTCGCCGTGCTCACCAAGCTCACGTCCGCGATCTTCGGCCCCGCCATCATGCTCGCGATGCTGGGCCGCGACGGCTGGCGCGGGCGCTCGTTCTCGATCGTCGGGTTCCTCACCGTCGGCGGTCTCGTGCTCGCCCTGTTCCCGGTGATGGCGATCCTGCGCGGGGAGCTCCTCTCCGACCCGAACCGGGTGTCGCTGCAGGACGCGCTCGCGTACCAGTTCCTCTCCCGCTCGGGCTCCGGGTGGCTGTGGGAGGAGGGCTCGCATCGTGGCGGCCTCGTCGCCTCCTGGGTCGCGCAGGACCCGCTGCTCCTCCTCGCCGGCGTCGCCGCCGCGCTCGCCTGCGCCTTCGCCCAGCGCACGCGCTGGATCACGGTCGCCATCGCCGGCTTCGCCCTCCCGATCGTCGCCAGCCAGGGGTACCTGCCGGCGATGTACGTGATCGGCGTGCTGCCGTTCCTCGCGCTCGCGATGGGCGCCGGGCTCGACCTGGCCTGGCGCGCGGGCGAGAAGGCGCTCGATGCCCGCGCCCCCGCGATCCGCGAGGGCTTCGGGACCGTGATCGCCACCGCGGTGGCCGTGGCACTGATCGCGGTGCCGGCGGTCCGGTTCGTCGAGCGGGCGCCAGAGGTGCTCGCGGGCGACGCGAACGGCGACTGGAAGCGCACCCTCGCGTGGGTGACCGAGCACGTGCCGCGAGACGAGGTCGTCCTGGTGCCGTACTCGATGTGGCTCGACCTCGACACCGCCGGATGGAACGACCCCTGGACCCTGATCGTGCTCGAGAAGGTCGACCTCGACTCGCAGTTCGACGTGGAGCATCCGGACGGCTGGACCGAGATCCGGTGGATCGTCGAGGGGCCGACCGTACGGCCGAACATCGAG